ATAATGAATAATTATTATCTTTCATTTCTTGCCTTTTACTGACTGACAACTATTATCCCGAACTGGGGTTAATAAGTTTTAGAATTGATTAAGGAAGCGTAAATCGCTGTTGTATAAACGACGAATATCATCAATTTTATGGAGAATCATGGCAAATCTTTCTACTCCCAAACCCGCAGCGAAGCCACTATATTCCTCTGGATCATAGCCTACTGCTTTGAGAACGTTGGGGTCAACCATTCCACACCCCATCACTTCTAACCATTTACCCTGCCACTGCACATCCACCTCTGCGGATGGTTCGGTAAAAGGGAAATAACTGGCTCGGAAAACCGTGGGTAAGTCATCCCCGAACATCTGTCTCAAAAACTCTTTGATAGTACCTTTTAAGTCTGTGAAAGTCAGATTTTTACCAATGGCTAAAACTTCGATTTGGTGAAATACGGCGGAGTGGGTAGCATCAACGGTATCACGGCGATACACTCTCCCCGGGGCAATGATACGAATGGGGGGTTCGTTTTGTTCCATATAACGAATTTGTACGGAGGAGGTGTGGGTGCGTAGAAGGCTACCATCTCCGAAATAAAAGGTATCTTGCATATCCCTGGCAGGATGTTCGGGGGGGGTATTGAGGGCTTCAAAATTGTAGTAGTCGCTTTCAATTTGAGGGCCTTGGGCGACGGTATAACCCAAGCCGACAAATATATCAATTACCCTGTCAATGGTACTTTGCAGAGGGTGAGATTTTCCGAGGGGTTTACTTACCCCCGGCATAGTAACATCAATGGTTTCAGAGGCAATTTGAGCCTGAATTTGTTGTTTTTGTAAGGTTTCTTGTTGTTGACTGAGGCTATCTTGGATTTTTTCTTTGATTTGGTTGGCAACGGCACCGATTACAGGGCGCATTTCTGGGGCGAGTTTACCCATGCCTTTGAGGATTAGGGATAGTTCTCCTTTTTTTCCAAGATAGGCGACTCTTAATTCTTCTAGTTTTTTTAAATTATCACTATGGGCGATCGCACTTTGGGCTTCTTGTTCAAGGGTTTGTAATTGAATTTCGATTTCTGTTGCCATCTTTTTCATTATTCAGGGGTCGTTAATTTATTATTACCCAAAAATCACCCCAATCAAAGTAACTTTTTCATATAATTACCCCACAACAAAGCCGCCTGTCCACTACTGCCTCTGGTGGGGGAATTATCATCATTACCCAACCATACCCCTGTGGTCAGATCATCTTGAGGACTATAACCAATAAACCATAAATCAATACCTTGGGAATTAGTTCCTGTTTTGCCCCCTTCTCCACGCCCTAAACTAGCACTTCTCCCAGTGCCTGAAGTCACCACCCTTTGGAGCATCTGGTGCATGGTTTGAGCCACTTGGGGAGTTATGGCAGAGGTACTTTCATGACCCCCTTGATTAAAACGATATACTTCCCTACAGGTGGTCGGTTGATCCACATTTTCGCAATCCCTACCATCCCGAATCACCTTGATAGCATGGGGGCGATTCCATACCCCTTGATTCGGAATAGTTGCATAAGCCCCCGTCATTTCCAAGACATTCACCTCACTTTGTCCAAGGGCCAATCCCGGTACTGCATTGAGGGGGGAATTGATGCCCATTTTTTTAGCTGTTGCCACCACGTTTTGCAAACCCACATCTTGGGCAATGCGCAAAGCCACAGCATTTTCAGACAATGCCATCCCTTGATACATATCAATAGGGCCAGAAAAATTATTACAAGGGCGAAACTGTACCCCTTGCCATTGTAAAGCGGCACAGGAATAGGTTTTATTAGGGGATATACCTGCCTCTAGGGCTGCAGTGTAGGGAAATAGTTTAAAAGTAGATGCCGCCTGTCTTTGGGCTTGGGTTGCTCGATTAAATTGACTCTCTTGGAAATCTTTTCCCCCCACCAGTGCCACAATTTCTCCTGTTTTACTATTAATAGTGGCGATCGCCCCTTGACCAAAACGATACTGAGAACCATGACTATTGATATAATCCTTAAGAGTACCTTCGGCCTCCCGTTGATAATTAAAATTTAACCCCGTCTCAATAATAAAATCCCCCTCCTGCAACAAATCAGCCCCCAAAAGCATCCGCACCTCATCAAAAACATAACTATAAAAATAAGGAGCAATAATATTCGATAAAGTCTCCCGTGCTTCAGGGGTAATCTCAATGCGAGATCTTCTCGCACTACTCGCCTCATCCTCACTAATCATGCGCAAAGACAACATACGATTAATCACACGATTACGTAAACCTAACGCCGTATCATAATCTTGGACAGGATTATAAGCATTAGGTGCAGGTAAAATCGCCACCAAAGCCGCCGCCTCCTCAATAGAAACATCCCGAGCCGACTTACCAAAATAAAACCTCGCCGCATCCTCAAAACCATAAAGATTTATGCCCAAATATACCCGATTGAGATAAGCCCTCATGATTTCATCCTTACTATAAACCGCCTCCAACTTAGTCGCCACGATCATCTCTCGCACCTTACGCCCCAAAGTATTTTCTCTACCCACTTCAGGATATAAACTACGTGCCAACTGTTGAGTAAGGGTACTAGCACCCTGTCTGATGCCACTATCCCCCCGATTTATCAACACAGCCCTAACTACCCCCAAAGGATCAACCCCAAAATGCCAATAATAGCGAGTATCTTCCGAAGCAATCAATGCCTGTCTAAGATAAGGAGAAAAATCACTTAATCTATCCAACTCCCGATGGGGAGAAGAAATGCGAGGTGCAAGGGGCGTTACACCATCCTCTCCATATACCACCGTAGCCCCCGTATTTCCTTGGGGCATGGGATACACAGTATATCTTGACCAAGCAATGACAACGATGGCACAAATAAGTAACAAAACCCCTGTACTACCAAAAAGAGCATAACGCAAAATTAACAATAACTTTGAAGGGGGTTTATCAAAATATAACTCAATTACATCCTCTAACTCAGGGGGGCCTAGAGTTACCCTATCATTGTGCCGAAGAGTCACAGATTGATAACGCTTTTTACCAAAATAAATACCATTGGTTGACTGTAAATCCCTAACCCTAAATCGATTAGTTTTTTTATCCTTTTCAACCGCACAATGAATTTGACTAATAATCGGATTAGGGAGAATAATATCACAACTATTTTTATTCCTACCAATAATGTAACGTTCCCCCAAAAGTGGATATTCGTGGACTCTACCACTACTGCCATTTTTGAGCTTTATTTTGGGTACTGCCACATCTTTTTTGAGACGAGGCAAATTAAATTGGGCTTGAATAGTTTGTAATACTCCCGTTACCATTTTGTCTATGGTGGGGGGGGATGCAGGTTTTTTACCCATTTTGGTAAAGTGATAATTGGTACTAGATTGATGTGCTTCAGAGTAGTTTCTATTTTAACTTGAGTTAGGGATAATATTTTCTAGGGTCGGCAGGGAATGGGGAATGGTGCGATTCGTTGGGTGCTAATCAATTTTTTTTTGAGAACCACCCGTTCAGAACCTAGAAATCTGAATAACTAATGTCTCTTGAAGGTTAAATTCCTTCCATTGTACTGCCAATTGACTCTCTCTTCTACCTGCTTTGAAGTAACATCATCACGGTGGGAAGCTAGAAGAAAAGGGGATAGCAAGAAGCCGAATCTGGTAACTCCCCAAGGGTAGATGCTCATGGTTAAGAAATAAACTAAGAGGATTTGGTTCATCAGTTCCAAGTGGTTAAATCGGCTGATAAACCACAGACAAAATGTCAACGAGGACAGGTTTTTCAAATATGTTCCTTTGAAAACGCAGTCTCTAATTAATGGCTCCGGACTTCTTACCTCAACCTAAAAGCATCGTGAAAAGTGACATCGGAACGAAGTAACTCTAATTCTTCTCTTTTTGTAGATAAAAAGTAGTCAGATGTGAAGCGTAAGGGAATTAGAGAAGGATGTGATAAGAAGCCAATGCCTTAATGTAATGTTAAGGATATGCTGACGTATCACCCTCAGTCTAAGTAGAAGTTAAGTAACTTTTTCATAAGCCTTAGAACGTCAATTAATTAAATTGAGCGTAGGGATGTAGGGGTGAAAGTAACATCGAAAAGACGAGGAGAAGCCGTGTGAGGTGAAAGTCTCAAGCACGGTTTTGAAGGAGAGGTTTGAGAGGCGACTCTCAGATCGACTCTCTCACGGGAACAGGCAATGGTGATAATATTTTGAGTACAAGGCTATATCTATTTCATCCCTAACACCTGCAACCTGTAACCAGAAGCCTGAAATCTAAATTAATCATACTCAACCAAAGTAACCATAGGTACATCGGGCAAAAGACTACGACCATTTAAGCCCCTCAACTCCACCACAAAACCAAAACTGACCACATCACAACCAATACGAGTTAATAATTCTGACGTTGCCTTGGCGGTGCCTCCCGTGGCAATGACATCATCAACAATCATCACCCTAGCACCCTCTTGTACTGCATCCTGATGCACCTCTAGGGTATCAGTACCATATTCTAGGTCATACTCGATGGAATGCACCTGAGCAGGTAATTTTCCCTTTTTGCGTACAGGAATAAAACCTGCCCCCAACTGATATGCCAAAGCAGGGGCAAAAATAAACCCTCGAGACTCAATGCCCACAATATAATCGGGTTTATGATCAAGGCTGTGGCACTGATGAGTTAATCGATCAATAACATGGGTTAATCCTTGGGAATCTCTCAATAGGGTGGTAATATCTCGGAACATAATACCCGGTTTGGGAAAATCAGGTATATCTCTAATCAGTGCTTTTAAATCCATCGATCCATGAATTGATAAATAAATTGTTCACAGCAATTTTACATGAAAAAAGGGCTGATATATTCAGCCCTTTTGCTAATCGAAAATCAGTGAGGTTTATAGTTGAGGAATAAACTGTTCTTTTTCGGGAACTTCGGTGTATTCAGCCACAATCTGACGGAATTCTTCACCGTCAATGGTTTCTCTTTCGATTAAAAGATCCACGAGGCGATCGATTACTTCACGGTTATCTCTGACGATTTGACGAGCCAGTTTGTGACCATGTTCAGCAATCATCCGAATTTGATCATCAATGCGAGAAGCACTTTCTTCGGAATACTCAGCACGGTTCATGAAACCACCGCCGAGGAATACTTCTCCTCCTTGCCCTTCGAGGGATAGAGGACCCATATCACTCATACCAAAACGAGTAACCATCTGACGAGCCATCCCTGTAACCTGTTGCAAGTCTCCCCCTGCACCTGTGGTTACTTCATCATCACCGAATATTTCTTCTTCGGCGGCACGTCCACCCATAGCTCCAGCAATTCTTGCCATGAGTTGGGCTTTGGTGGTTAAGCCTTGTTCTTCGTTGGGGGTAAACCAGGTCAAACCTTGGGCTTGTCCACGGGGGATAAGGGTTACTTTTTGGACAGGATCATGATCTTTTAAGAGGGTACCGACGATGGCATGACCCACTTCATGATAAGCGATCAAGCGTTTACTTTTACTATCTACAAGGGGAGTACCTTCCATCCCTGCGATGACACGATCCACCGCATCATCGATTTCACTCATGGTGATTTCGGGTTTACGACGACGGGCGGTTAAAATGGCCGCTTCGTTGAGGAGGTTGGCGAGATCTGCACCGCTAAATCCGGGGGTACGACGGGCGATCGCCTCTATGGAAACCTCAGAGGACAATTTTTTGTTACGGGCATGGACATCTAACACCCCTAGACGACCTTTGAAATCGGGGGGATCTACCATTACCTGACGGTCAAAACGACCGGGACGCATCAAAGCAGAATCGAGCACATCGGCTCTGTTGGTAGCCGCAATAACGATAATACCAGTGTTACCCTCAAAACCATCCATTTCGGTGAGGAGTTGGTTTAAGGTTTGTTCCCTTTCATCGTTACCGCCACCGATACCAGCACCACGTTGACGGCCCACAGCGTCAATCTCATCGATGAAGATTAAACAAGGAGCATTTTCCTTCGCTTTTTTGAACAAATCACGAACACGGGAAGCACCCACACCCACAAACATTTCTACAAATTCAGAACCAGAAATGCTGAAGAAAGGAACTCCTGCCTCCCCGGCGATGGCCTTTGCCAACAAGGTTTTACCAGTCCCCGGAGGCCCTACAAGTAACACCCCTTTAGGAATACGAGCGCCCACAGCGGTGAATTTTTCAGGCTGTTTAAGGAAGGTTACAACTTCTTGTAATTCTTCTTTAGCTTCATCAATACCAGCCACATCATCAAACTTGATTCCAGTTTTGGCATCCATTTGGAAACGGGCTTTTGATTTACCAAAATTCATCGCCTGTCCAGGGCCGCCTGGCATATTGCTGGAGCGACGGAAAAGGAAAAATAAGGAAGCGATTAATAATACGGGGAATACTAAGTTACCCAAAATGCCCCAAATAGCGCCCTCGTTGCGGAGGGGGTGGGAATCAAAAGTAATGCCAGATTCTCTGAGTTTGCTAATTAACTCGGGGGAAGAGCCGGGTAAATCCACTCTTAATCTTTGAACCTGACGTAATTCAGGATCGATGGCTTCAACGATAGCAGTGCGTCCACCTTCGTATAAATCAACACTGCTAACTCTGCCTTTATCAATGTATTCTAAAAATCTACCATAGGTCATGCGGGTACTAGCAGTATTACCAGTATCGCTCATATTATTAGGAGCAAAACTGCCTTGCCAGAGGAAGAAACCCACCACGAGGAAGGGAATCGCCCACAATAGTATAGTTCGCCAAGGTGTTTTCATATTTTTTATAATCCTCTTTTAACGGTGAGAAAGTGCAGTTCACACTTCCTTTTAATGTTGTCTTTTATTTAATTATTAACAATAATAACAACTCTTTCTTAACTAAACTTAACATAATTCTCATCTTAAATGCAAAAATCCTTTAGGGGGGAAAACCACACCAATGGACAATTATTAACCTGAGTTCGGGATGAATTTTATAGTATTTATTAGTGCGGACGTAGCGTACTACGTCCCTACGTCCCTACGAAGAATATTTACATGGGGGAGGCGATGTCACCGACTCGGAAGCCAGAACCAGAAATAATGCGTCCTTCACTAGAACTTGAATCCACATCTTGAAGCTCGATAACTCCCACTTGATCTGTTACTCGGCGGATAACTTCCCCTGTTTCAGGATCTGTCACTTCTCGGGATACCCTTTCGATGGATAGCCTTAAACCGTTGCGATAACCATGGTTACTACCACGGTTGATAATGACGCTATTTCCTGCCACATCAGCCACCAAACCAGAGGTGTTGGGGGAAACTCTGCCAATGGCGGATAATTCGGTTTGTCTGGAGTCCATTTGTTGGATTACTTCTCGGATAGCGTCACGGGTAGCGACGGTTAGTAATGTACCGTCATTGTTGGTGGCGGTGCCTAGGTTGACACCACGGATTCTAACATCTCCATCTACCTGAGAAACTTCTGCTTGTCCTTCTGCACTCATGACAATTTCCCCTGTGGTACTATTAATGACACGAGTATTGAGAGTAACTAGGGCTTTTTTGGTTTGATTACCAAGGCTAAAGCCGAATAGTCCAAAGCCTGTACCCCTTTCTTGTAGGTCAAACTGGGTAATGGAACCGACCATAATCAATTCTGCACCTAGTAAACGCCCTATTTGGGCGGCTGTACCGGGATCTACTAAACCACTGTCTGCCAATCCTTGTTCATTGAGAATATCATCAAGGCGACTACGTTCAATGACACGATATTTTCTGGTATCAACTAATTCTCCTACTACTACATCGCTTACTCCTCTGGCGGCACCATCGATGAGGTTTAGGTTTCTGGCATTACTCAGACTGCTATAGTCAAAGTCCATGACAGCGATGGTTAATCTTTCTTGATTGTTTTGGGCGAGGAGGTTTTGGCTGGGCTTACTGTGCGCTGCTGCAATAAATGGGCTAATACTTACGGTTAACATTGATATACCCATGAGGCTAGATGCGATCGCCATGGGAACCACTTTACTATATTTTTTTTTATTCATAGTCATGACCACTTGGTTCTATAAGTTTTATATTTAACCTGTTCTTTTAAATTATAACAGTCATTATTGCGACGTTTAAAAATATTAATAGTTCCCGAAAAATTGTCAAAAATTATTATCTAACAAGATATGAAATATCACTTTTAAGTAATTTTAAAATATATTATATTTTAGATAATGGAGCGTATACCTTTATTAATTTTTTGATTATCTTTTTGATACCGAGGAATAATATGAATATGAGTGTGCATTACTTTTTGCCCTCCTGCTTTATCAACGTTAAAACCTATGTTAAAGCCATCTGGACTATATACTTTTGTTAGTATCTTTTGAACAAAATTGACCATTTGCCAACAGTTTTTTTGATACTCTAAGGGTAGCTCAAAATAGTTGGAGCAGTGTATTTTTGGGATGATTAAACTATGTCCTTTGGTCAGGGGATAACCGTCTTTGATTGCATAACTAAAATTAGATTCTGTGATTAATTCTAATTTTGGATAGGGATTACAAAATATACAATATTCTTTTTTTCTTTTAATTTGATTGTAAGGAGTGTATTGATATATTTCGCAAAATTCATCTTTATATAATGATTCAAAGGTTAGGTTTACTATTCTTTGATAGGTTGGTTTTTTATGAATATAATGGGTTCTATATCCTTCTTTTTTTAAGTCTCTTCTCACGGCAAAATATGCCTTCCCTGATGGTTTTAGGATATGGGCGATCGCCATTATGACATCTTCTTGATCTTCAGGAAATAAGACATTTAAGACATAGAAACAAATGATTGTATCGAATTTATGTTGGGGATAATCAGGAAAATAATGGGGATCGTAACCAGTGATATCAATATTTTTTTCTCTCAATTTTCTAACATCATTACCAAAACCGCAACCAAAGTCTAAAACTTTCCCATGTAATAGTTTTTTGTTTAATAAATATCGAGCGGGAAATGATAAATATTTTCTTTCTATGGCAGTTAAATGACTATATTTATTTTCCTTTTGACCATCCATTTTTATGTATAAATTTTATCTATTGATTATTTTCTAGTAAAACGTAATGTTTCAATGGATTGTGCTGTTAAAAATAAGCCTAAAATAATGTAGCTGAAAAAGATAATTAAACTGGATGTACTAAAGATACCTTGGACAAATTCTTCATAACTTTTTAAGACTGATAATTGATTAATAAATTGTCCGATTGGATTTTGTACATTATTAGTTAAAGCGTCCAAAATCGAAATAAAGATGACCAATACAAAGGTAATAATTGCAGAGAATATTGTGCTGTCGGTGAGGGAAGAAATAAACATCCCTAATGATAAAATGGCACTAGCAAGAAGGATTAAGCCAATATGGGCTAATAAAGGTACAGCAGGAGGAATGGGGGGATTTGAAGTGCTAAAGGCGATCGCCTCATACAACAAAATAGGTATAATCATGGTGATGTAAAATACCACTACCCCCAACAATTTACCCAAAGCCAGTACCCAGTTAAAAATGGGTGAAGTGGCTAAAAGTTCAATGGTTCCCCTCTTTCTTTCTTCGGAATATAAACCCATGGAAAGCATCGGTAAAAGAAAAATGGTAATAGAACCCATAATACCAAAAAATACTTGGATAAATTCGTAAGGGACATCCCTAGGGGTTGCGTTGCCTAATTGTTCTTGTAAAGCGACATTTTGAATAATTCCCTCCTCACTAAAGAGAATAAACAGAAAAAAGATACCTGATACTAGCCAAAAAATACTAGCAATGGTCAGAGCCAAAGGAGAATTAAAGTAGCCCTGTAATTCCTTTTGAAAAATAGCAATTATATTACTGATAATTTTCATAAAAATAAGCAAAAAGTAAATTTATTAATGTTATTTTGTCATTTTTTAAAAGTTATAAAATCATTAAAATTTTGATATTTATAGCTCCCTAAATTATGTATATTTAGTCATAAAAACTAATAATGGCGTTAGCTACTTCTTGAACTTTATCCTCTGATAATTCGGGATAGATAGGTAAACTTAACACCTCATAAGCTAACTGAGTGGAGATAGGATTAGGAGTATATTGTCCTTTATAAACAGGTAATTGATCTTGGGGAATGGGATAATAAATCATGCTACCAATACCCTTATCCGCCAGATATGCTTTTAATTCGTCTCTTCGACCATTATCAACCCTAATGGTATATTGATGGAACACATGACCATCAGAGAAGGAGGGAACAACAATAGATTTAAGATTACCTAACAATTGATTATATTTACGGGCAATATTTTGTCTAGCTTGATTCCAATCTTTAATATAGTTTAGTTTTACTCTGAGGATGGTTGCTTGTATACTATCAAGACGGGAGTTATACCCGAGCATTTCGTTATGATAGTTCTTTTTCGCTCCATGTACCCTCAACATTCGGGCTAATTCGGCAATATCATCATCGTTAGTGGTAATCATGCCTCCGTCTCCATAGGCACCGAGGTTTTTGGTAGGGTAAAAGGAAAAAGCACCTATATCACCTATACCACCGACATACTTCCCTTCAATACTATTACGTTGAGCATCACTGCATTTTTGTTCACAACCTAAACAATCCCCATAATATTTTGCCCCAAAGGCTTGGGCGCAGTCTTCAATAATTTTTAATCCATATTCTTCTGCAATTTCCTTGATTTGTGCCATTTTTGCAGGTTGTCCATAAAGATGCACTGGCAGAATGGCTTTGGTTTTCGGGGTAATTTTTTCCTTGATACTTTCAGGGTTGATATTAAAACTATCTTCTTCTATGTCAGCAAAAATCGGTTTTGCACCCACAAGGCTGATGGATTCGGCAGTGGCATAAAAAGAAAAAGAAGTAGTAATAACCTCATCCCCTTCTCCAATATTCAACGCTCTTAGGGCAATAAGTAGTGCATCTGTACCAGAGTTTACCCCGATCGCATGGTTAACGCCCAAAAAACTAGCAATTTCTTGTTCTAATTTTTGCACTTCTGGACCAAGTACAAATTGAGTAGATTCTAGCACAAGGGCGATCGCCCCATCAATCTCAGATTTAAGTTGTTGGTATTGCAGTTGTAAATCAAGAATAGGAATTTTCATGAACAGTTGAATATTAAAGACATAATAATTTTATATCAAGTTAGGATAAACGCTTATGACAAACCCCCTCAAAATAGCAATACTCAAGGGGCAAAACATATTTGCAAAAAGAATCAGCACCACATACCACAAAACTATTCGCCATTTTCAGGAGTCTCAGGGGTGATAGGTACCTCACTAGGAGGATTTTGTTGTTCTTCCAAACCCTGCCTAATAATCCCTAAAACCTCCTGATAACGCTCATCTTCAGGATGGACTTCCGCCAACTTCTCCATATGAGGTAAAGCCCCCTGTAAATCACCTCGTTGTAAATTTAATTCCACCAATCTTTCTAAGGCAAAACGATTTTCAGGCTCATCATCTATCACCGACTGATAACCAGCGATTTCCCTTTCAATTTGAGAATCCATCAAATCATCCCCCCCCGGAGTTTCATTACCCGTAGAAACAGGTGTCTGAGGATTAATAATCATATTAACCACCGCAGAAACAGAAAAGAAAACAAACGCCAATCCAGAAACAATGATTAAAACTTTTTTTAAAATACCTTTATTCTTTTTTTTAGTCGCCATAAATAATAATTAATGTAGATAATCAAATATAAATATTCCCAAACCAAAAGTAACAGAAGCAATAAAAACCATCAGAGCAATATTTTTGAAACCATCGATTTTTTTTTCCTGCAAATCAAAATGAAGTAAAATGCTAGAAGAAGTCACCACCAGAATATCTGCAAAATAACCAAAATAACAGAAGATAACAACTAATAGAATAGACCAAAACAAAATTGCCACAAAAGCCTTTAAATCAG
The sequence above is a segment of the Cyanobacterium stanieri PCC 7202 genome. Coding sequences within it:
- a CDS encoding hypothetical protein (KEGG: syn:sll0931 hypothetical protein~SPTR: Sll0931 protein), whose amino-acid sequence is MATKKKNKGILKKVLIIVSGLAFVFFSVSAVVNMIINPQTPVSTGNETPGGDDLMDSQIEREIAGYQSVIDDEPENRFALERLVELNLQRGDLQGALPHMEKLAEVHPEDERYQEVLGIIRQGLEEQQNPPSEVPITPETPENGE
- a CDS encoding permease protein of ABC transporter (KEGG: ana:alr1620 permease protein of ABC transporter~SPTR: ABC-2 type transporter superfamily); this translates as MKIISNIIAIFQKELQGYFNSPLALTIASIFWLVSGIFFLFILFSEEGIIQNVALQEQLGNATPRDVPYEFIQVFFGIMGSITIFLLPMLSMGLYSEERKRGTIELLATSPIFNWVLALGKLLGVVVFYITMIIPILLYEAIAFSTSNPPIPPAVPLLAHIGLILLASAILSLGMFISSLTDSTIFSAIITFVLVIFISILDALTNNVQNPIGQFINQLSVLKSYEEFVQGIFSTSSLIIFFSYIILGLFLTAQSIETLRFTRK
- a CDS encoding DegT/DnrJ/EryC1/StrS aminotransferase (PFAM: DegT/DnrJ/EryC1/StrS aminotransferase family~COGs: COG0399 pyridoxal phosphate-dependent enzyme apparently involved in regulation of cell wall biogenesis~InterPro IPR000653~KEGG: cyn:Cyan7425_4196 DegT/DnrJ/EryC1/StrS aminotransferase~PFAM: DegT/DnrJ/EryC1/StrS aminotransferase~SPTR: DegT/DnrJ/EryC1/StrS aminotransferase), coding for MKIPILDLQLQYQQLKSEIDGAIALVLESTQFVLGPEVQKLEQEIASFLGVNHAIGVNSGTDALLIALRALNIGEGDEVITTSFSFYATAESISLVGAKPIFADIEEDSFNINPESIKEKITPKTKAILPVHLYGQPAKMAQIKEIAEEYGLKIIEDCAQAFGAKYYGDCLGCEQKCSDAQRNSIEGKYVGGIGDIGAFSFYPTKNLGAYGDGGMITTNDDDIAELARMLRVHGAKKNYHNEMLGYNSRLDSIQATILRVKLNYIKDWNQARQNIARKYNQLLGNLKSIVVPSFSDGHVFHQYTIRVDNGRRDELKAYLADKGIGSMIYYPIPQDQLPVYKGQYTPNPISTQLAYEVLSLPIYPELSEDKVQEVANAIISFYD
- a CDS encoding histidine triad (HIT) protein (PFAM: HIT domain~COGs: COG0537 Diadenosine tetraphosphate (Ap4A) hydrolase and other HIT family hydrolase~InterPro IPR001310:IPR019808:IPR013217~KEGG: npu:Npun_R5221 histidine triad (HIT) protein~PFAM: histidine triad (HIT) protein; Methyltransferase type 12~SPTR: Putative uncharacterized protein), with product MDGQKENKYSHLTAIERKYLSFPARYLLNKKLLHGKVLDFGCGFGNDVRKLREKNIDITGYDPHYFPDYPQHKFDTIICFYVLNVLFPEDQEDVIMAIAHILKPSGKAYFAVRRDLKKEGYRTHYIHKKPTYQRIVNLTFESLYKDEFCEIYQYTPYNQIKRKKEYCIFCNPYPKLELITESNFSYAIKDGYPLTKGHSLIIPKIHCSNYFELPLEYQKNCWQMVNFVQKILTKVYSPDGFNIGFNVDKAGGQKVMHTHIHIIPRYQKDNQKINKGIRSII
- a CDS encoding Curli production assembly/transport component CsgG (PFAM: Curli production assembly/transport component CsgG~COGs: COG1462 Uncharacterized protein involved in formation of curli polymers~InterPro IPR005534~KEGG: ana:alr3345 hypothetical protein~PFAM: Curli production assembly/transport component CsgG~SPTR: Alr3345 protein), with the protein product MTMNKKKYSKVVPMAIASSLMGISMLTVSISPFIAAAHSKPSQNLLAQNNQERLTIAVMDFDYSSLSNARNLNLIDGAARGVSDVVVGELVDTRKYRVIERSRLDDILNEQGLADSGLVDPGTAAQIGRLLGAELIMVGSITQFDLQERGTGFGLFGFSLGNQTKKALVTLNTRVINSTTGEIVMSAEGQAEVSQVDGDVRIRGVNLGTATNNDGTLLTVATRDAIREVIQQMDSRQTELSAIGRVSPNTSGLVADVAGNSVIINRGSNHGYRNGLRLSIERVSREVTDPETGEVIRRVTDQVGVIELQDVDSSSSEGRIISGSGFRVGDIASPM